From Pyrenophora tritici-repentis strain M4 chromosome 1, whole genome shotgun sequence, the proteins below share one genomic window:
- a CDS encoding Mating-C domain containing protein, translating into MLPTHPLLTLSLLPLTSAWDFYANHTIGSCVEVECPAADPAEAKGQVLSGCRVQNQNHRTIGLRTFSTNITENTSQNLTWTVGMTLYDGIDAQGRNASGTRTVEKDYYLGTPANLNLSRSDLPYEGSLTGPSAIYPPSPSANASSNCHPTLPKSNNLSWAAAYNQTGTYYAGSTIQMINGVDLVLTLFWSPDGDVQGALEEPDVDVECLWPIALNQRMLDTQADGGAVGVGWSWTAVVGAACVLFAGMLV; encoded by the exons ATGCTACCAACCCATCCCCTCCTCACACTATCTCTCCTCCCCTTAACCTCAGCCTGGGATTTCTACGCCAACCACACAATCGGCTCCTGCGTCGAAGTCGAGTGCCCCGCCGCCGACCCTGCTGAAGCAAAAGGCCAGGTCCTCTCTGGATGCCGCGTTCAAAACCAAAACCACCGCACCATCGGCCTGCGCACCTTCTCCACAAATATCACTGAAAACACATCTCAGAACCTCACCTGGACAGTCGGCATGACACTCTACGACGGCATCGACGCCCAAGGCCGCAACGCCAGCGGTACACGAACCGTCGAAAAAGACTATTATCTCGGCACGCCAGCGAATCTGAATCTGTCGAGGAGTGATCTGCCGTACGAAGGCT CACTAACCGGCCCCTCTGCAATCTATCCACCATCACCCTCAGCAAACGCATCTTCAAACTGCCACCCCACACTCCCCAAATCAAACAACTTATCCTGGGCGGCGGCATACAACCAAACAGGTACCTATTACGCCGGATCTACGATTCAGATGATCAACGGCGTGGATCTTGTTTTGACTTTGTTTTGGTCGCCGGATGGTGATGTGCAGGGGGCGTTGGAAGAGCCGGATGTTGATGTCGAGTGTTTGTGGCCGATTGCGCTGAATCAGCGAATGCTGGATACCCAGGCGGATGGAGGGGCTGTGGGTGTAGGTTGGAGCTGGACTGCTGTTGTTGGTGCTGCTTGTGTGCTGTTTGCGGGTATGCTTGTGTAG